In Kitasatospora gansuensis, a genomic segment contains:
- the tmk gene encoding dTMP kinase, giving the protein MTSEEQPTQSSAPDLPEVRPAGTPGERARALLRLRPYRRLWVTQLVGGAGDRLGLLVLIGLTWVAALVGGQLGHGYRGQALAVAAVLAARLLATLIFGAALLGPVHSLFGGRLGRRWTMLGADVFRAVLIGLAPWWLSWSTGSATWLLLGTAFLTGAAERIWSVAKDAAVPGLLPAADPYAPQGEQRPSAANLETVRVIDQRTGWATVPLAGALLVGLTLLNNVFAALGSDWLRAHQFTTAGVGAALLLTASAVLTYLQELPTGAFTAPRSPLQGLRAPTDATPGPALSKGRTGSAPFFTFSVAAAYAAMAGVAVLGLLTAVDHRAGPIGFGLVVLAATGAPAIGIRITRPLLPSLSRRRLLALALITEGVALILAGLVLDFVLVLLLVALAGLAAGVVIGTGRTLLAQEVEELRLPRVTEHLYAVLRVVVGASLVLMPLLAAGYGEIAFGEVTTGSFTFIHDGAALAMGTAGLLTLALAAVVLLKTDDQRGDVPFGRELIRSIRGTAAVAPHRVSGTGFFIALEGGDGAGKSTQANALAEWIRSKGHEVVVTREPGGSPIGQRLRALVLDVGNTGLSHRAEALIYAADRAEHVENVIRPALERGAVVITDRYMDSSIAYQGAGRDLAATEVARISRWATGGLVPDLTVVLDVAPEAARERFTEALDRLESEPTEFHARVRAGFLALAAADPARYLVVDGSQTAAAVTTAVRHRLDRELPLSSQEKAAQVEQDRLAREEAARRAAEAARLKAEAEEAERKRLELLEELRAEQAEKDRLAREEAERLAAEAAAKAAEEARVLAEAEAARRAEEEAVRAAAEAERLAAELAERERLAAETAAQEELQRQRELQRAEQRRRAEEALQRAEAARVAAAAAAAAAVGESTMTVELPQVAADDSTREIRKPVDETAVMPKVPAADETAVLPKVEPKAVPVEDRVPPGLFRDETPASPVSPAETTRELPVAEPRPRPSWAEETPMDDLPSLTDTLLGSREEWAQWQTEEPNPDENPRKRRS; this is encoded by the coding sequence ATGACGAGCGAGGAGCAGCCCACCCAGTCGAGCGCCCCCGACCTGCCCGAGGTGCGCCCCGCCGGGACACCCGGCGAGCGGGCCAGGGCACTGCTGCGGCTGCGCCCGTACCGGCGGCTCTGGGTCACCCAGCTCGTCGGCGGGGCCGGCGACCGGCTCGGTCTGCTGGTGCTGATCGGCCTGACCTGGGTCGCGGCGCTGGTCGGCGGCCAGCTCGGGCACGGCTACCGGGGCCAGGCGCTGGCGGTCGCCGCCGTGCTGGCGGCCCGGCTGCTGGCCACCCTGATCTTCGGCGCGGCGCTGCTCGGTCCGGTGCACAGTCTGTTCGGCGGGCGACTGGGCCGGCGCTGGACGATGCTCGGCGCTGACGTCTTCCGCGCGGTTCTGATCGGTCTGGCGCCCTGGTGGCTCAGCTGGTCCACCGGTTCGGCGACCTGGCTGCTGCTCGGCACCGCCTTCCTGACCGGCGCGGCCGAGCGGATCTGGTCGGTGGCCAAGGACGCCGCCGTCCCCGGCCTGCTGCCCGCCGCCGATCCGTACGCCCCGCAGGGCGAGCAGCGGCCGTCCGCCGCCAACCTGGAGACCGTCCGGGTGATCGACCAGCGCACCGGCTGGGCCACCGTGCCGCTGGCCGGGGCGCTGCTGGTCGGGCTGACCCTGCTCAACAACGTCTTCGCGGCGCTCGGCTCGGACTGGCTGAGGGCGCATCAGTTCACCACCGCCGGTGTCGGCGCGGCGCTGCTGCTCACCGCCTCGGCGGTGCTGACCTACCTTCAGGAGCTGCCGACCGGCGCCTTCACCGCGCCGCGCTCCCCGCTGCAGGGCCTGCGGGCCCCGACCGACGCGACCCCCGGCCCGGCGCTGAGCAAGGGCCGCACCGGCTCGGCCCCGTTCTTCACCTTCTCGGTCGCCGCCGCCTACGCGGCGATGGCGGGCGTCGCCGTGCTCGGCCTGCTGACCGCGGTCGACCACCGGGCCGGGCCGATCGGCTTCGGCCTGGTGGTGCTCGCCGCCACCGGTGCCCCCGCGATCGGGATCCGGATCACCCGGCCGCTGCTGCCCTCGCTGTCCCGCCGCCGGCTGCTGGCGCTCGCCCTGATCACCGAGGGCGTGGCGCTGATCCTGGCCGGGCTGGTGCTGGACTTCGTCCTGGTGCTGCTGCTCGTCGCGCTGGCCGGGCTGGCCGCCGGCGTGGTGATCGGCACCGGCCGGACGCTGCTCGCCCAGGAGGTCGAGGAGCTCCGGCTGCCCAGGGTCACCGAGCACCTGTACGCGGTGCTGCGGGTGGTGGTTGGCGCCTCGCTGGTGCTGATGCCGCTGCTCGCCGCCGGGTACGGCGAGATCGCCTTCGGCGAGGTCACCACCGGCAGCTTCACCTTCATCCACGACGGTGCCGCGCTGGCGATGGGTACGGCCGGGCTGCTCACCCTGGCGCTGGCCGCCGTGGTGCTGCTGAAGACCGACGACCAGCGGGGCGACGTCCCGTTCGGCCGGGAGCTGATCCGTTCGATCCGGGGCACCGCCGCCGTGGCGCCGCACCGGGTCAGCGGCACCGGCTTCTTCATCGCCCTGGAGGGCGGCGACGGCGCGGGCAAGTCCACCCAGGCGAACGCGCTGGCCGAGTGGATCCGCAGCAAGGGCCACGAGGTCGTGGTCACCCGCGAGCCCGGCGGCAGCCCGATCGGGCAGCGGCTGCGCGCGCTGGTGCTGGACGTCGGCAACACCGGGCTCTCGCACCGGGCCGAGGCCCTGATCTACGCGGCCGACCGGGCCGAGCACGTCGAGAACGTGATCCGCCCCGCGCTGGAGCGCGGCGCGGTGGTGATCACCGACCGGTACATGGACTCCTCGATCGCCTACCAGGGCGCGGGCCGCGACCTGGCCGCCACCGAGGTCGCCCGGATCTCGCGCTGGGCCACCGGCGGCCTGGTGCCCGACCTGACCGTGGTGCTGGACGTCGCGCCGGAGGCGGCGCGCGAGCGCTTCACCGAGGCGCTCGACCGGCTGGAGTCCGAGCCGACCGAGTTCCACGCCCGGGTGCGCGCCGGGTTCCTCGCGCTGGCCGCGGCCGACCCCGCGCGCTACCTGGTGGTGGACGGCAGCCAGACCGCCGCCGCCGTGACCACCGCCGTCCGGCACCGGCTCGACCGTGAGCTGCCGCTCTCCTCGCAGGAGAAGGCGGCACAGGTCGAGCAGGACCGGCTGGCCCGCGAGGAGGCTGCTCGACGGGCTGCCGAGGCGGCCCGGCTGAAGGCCGAGGCCGAGGAGGCCGAGCGCAAGCGGCTCGAGCTGCTGGAGGAGCTCCGCGCCGAGCAGGCCGAGAAGGACCGGCTGGCCCGCGAGGAGGCCGAGCGCCTCGCCGCCGAGGCCGCGGCCAAGGCGGCCGAGGAGGCCCGGGTGCTGGCCGAGGCCGAAGCGGCCCGTCGCGCCGAGGAGGAGGCCGTCCGGGCCGCCGCGGAGGCGGAGCGACTGGCCGCCGAGCTGGCCGAACGGGAGCGGCTGGCCGCCGAGACGGCGGCGCAGGAGGAGCTCCAGCGGCAGCGCGAGCTGCAGCGGGCCGAGCAGCGGCGCCGGGCGGAGGAGGCGTTGCAGCGGGCGGAGGCGGCGCGGGTCGCGGCTGCGGCCGCGGCGGCTGCCGCGGTCGGGGAGAGCACGATGACGGTGGAGCTGCCGCAGGTTGCCGCCGACGACAGCACCCGGGAGATCCGGAAGCCGGTGGACGAGACGGCGGTCATGCCGAAGGTGCCGGCGGCGGACGAGACGGCGGTGCTGCCCAAGGTCGAGCCGAAGGCTGTTCCGGTGGAGGACCGGGTGCCGCCGGGGCTGTTCCGGGACGAGACGCCGGCCTCGCCGGTCTCGCCCGCTGAGACCACCCGGGAGCTGCCGGTGGCCGAGCCGCGGCCGCGGCCGTCCTGGGCGGAGGAGACTCCGATGGACGACCTGCCGAGCCTGACGGACACGCTGCTGGGCTCCCGCGAGGAGTGGGCTCAGTGGCAGACCGAGGAGCCGAACCCGGACGAGAATCCGCGCAAGCGCCGCAGCTAG
- the leuE gene encoding leucine efflux protein LeuE, whose translation MLGVNDLATYVLGALVIVLLPGPNSLYVLSVAARKGIRTGYSAAAGVFVGDFTLISLTALGASSLLKANPAVFAVVKFGGAAYLLWIGFGMLRAARQLWRERHATAAEDAEAPAAGERPFRRALVISLLNPKAILFLLSFFTQFVDPTYGQPVLSFALLGGILQTFSVLYLSLLIFAGTTLAAAFRRRKRLSAGLTSGVAVLFAGFAAKLAVSSA comes from the coding sequence GTGCTCGGAGTCAACGACCTGGCGACGTACGTCCTCGGCGCCCTGGTCATCGTCCTGCTGCCCGGTCCCAACTCGCTCTACGTGCTCTCGGTCGCCGCCCGCAAGGGCATCCGGACCGGCTACTCGGCCGCCGCCGGCGTGTTCGTCGGCGACTTCACGCTGATAAGCCTGACCGCCCTCGGTGCCTCCTCGCTGCTGAAGGCCAACCCGGCGGTCTTCGCCGTGGTGAAGTTCGGCGGCGCGGCCTACCTGCTCTGGATCGGCTTCGGCATGCTCCGGGCGGCCCGCCAGCTCTGGCGCGAACGGCACGCCACCGCGGCGGAGGACGCCGAGGCTCCGGCCGCCGGCGAGCGGCCGTTCCGCCGGGCCCTGGTGATCAGCCTGCTCAACCCCAAGGCCATCTTGTTTCTCTTGTCGTTCTTCACCCAGTTCGTCGACCCGACGTACGGTCAGCCGGTGCTCTCCTTCGCCCTGCTCGGTGGCATCCTGCAGACCTTCAGCGTGCTCTACCTCTCCCTGCTGATCTTCGCGGGCACCACCCTGGCCGCCGCCTTCCGCCGCCGCAAGCGCCTCTCGGCCGGCCTCACCAGCGGCGTCGCCGTCCTGTTCGCCGGCTTCGCCGCGAAGCTGGCCGTCTCCTCCGCCTGA
- a CDS encoding DNA polymerase III subunit delta' yields the protein MSVWDDLVGQDRVVEQLTAAAGAARATVLAGRTAAAPAGNASLMTHAWLFTGPPGAGQITAARAFAAALQCTSPDLELGGVLGCGFCDGCHTVLAGSHADVKYVRTDGLSIAVADMRELVMRAASYPTGGRWSVILVDAAHRLTEAAANALLKGVEEPSPRTVWLLCAPSVQDVLPTIRSRCRLLVLRTPAAEAVADMLVRRDGVEPETARLAALAGQGDVDRSRRLAVDDQARARRLDVLRIPLEVADIGGCLAAAQRLVDTAKADAEALADTQDAKETGDLRAAYGATEGSRAPRGMAGAVKDLEKRQKSRATRTRRETLGVALLDLLGFYRDVLALQFGAGGSLSNEDQRQALGRVAEQSTAENTLRRIEAVLACRRALDRNVDPLLAVEAMTVALRAG from the coding sequence GTGAGTGTGTGGGACGACCTGGTCGGCCAGGATCGGGTGGTCGAGCAGCTGACGGCCGCCGCCGGGGCGGCCCGCGCGACGGTGCTGGCGGGCCGGACGGCCGCCGCCCCGGCGGGGAACGCTTCGCTGATGACGCACGCCTGGCTGTTCACCGGCCCCCCGGGGGCAGGGCAGATCACCGCCGCGCGGGCGTTCGCCGCCGCGCTCCAGTGCACCAGCCCGGACCTGGAGCTGGGTGGTGTGCTGGGCTGCGGGTTCTGCGACGGCTGCCACACGGTGCTCGCGGGCAGCCACGCCGACGTGAAGTACGTCCGGACCGACGGGCTCTCGATCGCGGTCGCCGACATGCGTGAGCTGGTGATGCGCGCTGCGAGCTACCCGACCGGCGGCCGCTGGTCGGTGATCCTGGTGGACGCCGCGCACCGGCTGACCGAGGCGGCGGCGAACGCGCTGCTCAAGGGTGTGGAGGAGCCGTCCCCGCGGACGGTCTGGCTGCTCTGCGCCCCTTCGGTGCAGGACGTGCTGCCCACCATCCGCTCGCGCTGCCGGCTGCTGGTGCTCCGGACGCCCGCCGCCGAGGCGGTGGCGGACATGCTGGTCCGCCGGGACGGCGTGGAGCCGGAGACCGCCCGGCTGGCCGCGCTGGCCGGGCAGGGCGACGTCGACCGGTCCCGGCGGCTCGCGGTGGACGACCAGGCCAGGGCCCGGCGGCTGGACGTGCTGCGGATCCCGCTGGAGGTGGCCGACATCGGGGGCTGCCTGGCCGCCGCCCAGCGGCTGGTGGACACCGCGAAGGCCGATGCCGAGGCGCTCGCCGACACCCAGGACGCCAAGGAGACCGGCGATCTGCGGGCCGCGTACGGCGCCACCGAGGGAAGCCGGGCCCCGCGCGGGATGGCCGGTGCGGTCAAGGACCTGGAGAAGCGACAGAAGAGCCGGGCCACCCGGACCCGGCGGGAGACGCTCGGCGTCGCGCTGCTCGATCTGCTGGGCTTCTACCGGGACGTGCTGGCGCTCCAGTTCGGCGCGGGCGGCTCGCTGTCCAACGAGGACCAGCGGCAGGCGCTCGGCCGGGTCGCGGAGCAGAGCACGGCGGAGAACACACTGCGCCGGATCGAGGCCGTGCTGGCCTGCCGCCGCGCGCTGGACCGGAACGTCGACCCGCTGCTGGCGGTCGAGGCGATGACGGTGGCGCTCCGCGCGGGCTGA
- a CDS encoding ABC transporter ATP-binding protein, which produces MTLNTGPGIPGEPAVEVRDLRRSYGDYEAVRGISFTVARGELFALLGTNGAGKTTTLEVLEGYSPPSSGTVRVLGLDPYTQGALVRRRTGVMLQEGGFFKELTVRETIDSWRSFISGAQPTAEVLDRVALTERAGTRVAQLSGGERRRLDLALAVLNTPELLFLDEPTTGMDPEARRATWRLVSELKAAGTTVLLTTHYLEEAQQLADRVAIMDRGQLAAVGTVEEVLSGHGTRITFPLPAGVAVSQLPFVLGESPTVTDGTVLYTVARTAPALAALHGWAAELAVELDGIEARNASLEDVFLELAHEKAETR; this is translated from the coding sequence ATGACACTCAACACGGGCCCGGGAATTCCCGGGGAACCAGCAGTAGAGGTACGCGACCTGCGTCGCAGCTACGGCGATTACGAAGCCGTCCGGGGCATTTCCTTCACGGTCGCGCGAGGCGAACTGTTCGCCCTGCTGGGCACCAACGGCGCCGGCAAGACCACCACCCTGGAGGTACTGGAGGGGTACTCGCCGCCGAGCTCGGGCACCGTCCGGGTGCTGGGCCTCGACCCGTACACCCAGGGCGCGCTGGTCCGGCGGCGGACGGGCGTGATGCTCCAGGAGGGCGGCTTCTTCAAGGAGCTGACCGTCCGGGAGACCATCGACTCCTGGCGCTCCTTCATCTCCGGCGCACAGCCCACCGCCGAGGTCCTCGACCGGGTCGCCCTCACCGAACGGGCGGGCACCAGGGTGGCGCAGCTCTCCGGCGGCGAACGGCGCCGGCTGGACCTCGCCCTGGCCGTACTGAACACCCCGGAGCTGCTGTTCCTGGACGAGCCGACCACCGGCATGGACCCGGAGGCCCGCCGGGCCACCTGGCGACTCGTCAGCGAGCTCAAGGCGGCCGGCACCACCGTCCTGCTCACCACCCACTACCTGGAGGAGGCCCAGCAGTTGGCCGACCGGGTGGCCATCATGGACCGGGGGCAGCTGGCCGCCGTCGGAACGGTCGAGGAGGTGCTGTCCGGCCACGGCACCCGGATCACCTTCCCGCTGCCCGCGGGCGTCGCCGTCTCCCAACTCCCGTTCGTCCTGGGCGAGTCGCCGACCGTCACGGACGGCACCGTGCTCTACACGGTGGCCCGGACCGCCCCCGCCCTGGCCGCCCTGCACGGCTGGGCGGCGGAACTGGCCGTCGAACTGGACGGCATCGAGGCACGCAACGCCTCCCTGGAGGACGTCTTCCTGGAACTGGCCCACGAAAAGGCGGAGACCCGATGA
- a CDS encoding ABC transporter permease, whose translation MSTPTTTAPGRTLAWPAYARGQFLLSWRVFWRNRRSTFIGFLLPVLLNLVIAAPLRDQQIAGVNAAAYSTVGFIGFALVTSFINLLNGVVARRDDLVLKRLRGTEVPPTAIFAGQFGAAGAVVLLQVLVLGGLSVIWFDAPLPADPLLFLLTLTGGFLLFAVLAVALSGLTPSAEAAPMIATPVLLICMFASGVVAPLSSMPHWLQAPAHNLPMAPVVETLRTAWFGRGFGPESWNGAPLPALDLLHAWQHAAPALLIIAAWTAGAAVLGRRLFRWEPRHG comes from the coding sequence ATGAGCACCCCGACCACCACCGCCCCCGGCCGGACCCTGGCCTGGCCCGCCTACGCCCGCGGCCAATTCCTGCTCTCCTGGCGGGTGTTCTGGCGCAACCGGCGTTCGACCTTCATCGGCTTCCTGCTGCCGGTCCTGCTCAACCTGGTGATCGCGGCACCGCTGCGCGACCAGCAGATCGCCGGTGTGAACGCGGCGGCCTACAGCACCGTCGGCTTCATCGGCTTCGCCCTCGTCACGTCCTTCATCAACCTGCTGAACGGCGTGGTGGCCCGGCGCGACGACCTGGTGCTCAAGCGCCTGCGCGGCACCGAGGTCCCGCCGACCGCCATCTTCGCCGGACAGTTCGGCGCGGCCGGCGCGGTGGTCCTGCTCCAGGTCCTGGTCCTGGGCGGACTGTCCGTCATCTGGTTCGACGCACCCCTCCCCGCCGATCCGCTGCTCTTCCTGCTCACCCTGACCGGCGGCTTCCTGCTCTTCGCCGTCCTCGCGGTGGCCCTCTCCGGCCTCACCCCGAGCGCGGAGGCCGCCCCGATGATCGCCACCCCGGTCCTGCTGATCTGCATGTTCGCCAGCGGCGTGGTCGCCCCCCTCAGCTCCATGCCGCACTGGCTCCAGGCCCCCGCCCACAACCTCCCCATGGCCCCCGTGGTGGAGACCCTCCGCACCGCCTGGTTCGGCCGCGGCTTCGGCCCCGAGTCCTGGAACGGCGCCCCACTCCCCGCCCTCGACCTCCTGCACGCCTGGCAGCACGCCGCCCCGGCCCTGCTGATCATCGCCGCCTGGACCGCCGGCGCCGCCGTCCTGGGCCGCCGCCTCTTCCGCTGGGAACCCCGCCACGGCTGA
- a CDS encoding alpha/beta hydrolase — protein sequence MRAVRPTRLVPAVLAAALLLGACTSGGSTPGQTVSSTPSSDHAPAAGVTPLEPLPAEIPAALASYYGQKLDWKTCDGDFDCTTFKVPLDYAAPAGGDLVLTAARKRAAGGKARLGSLLLNPGGPGGSAVEYVEGVAKGYDPEVRGAYDLVGLDPRGVGRSSPVTCLSGDRMDAYTAVDITPDDQSEIDALVAADQEFAAGCKQRSGGFLGHVSTVESARDLDVLRALLGDQKLSYLGKSYGTFLGATYAGLFPSRVGRMVLDGAMDPVLDARAGNKTQAGGFDVAWAAFAKDCAKREDCPLGRDEQQLDQQLDALFKRIDGAPLPTESSRKLTEAQATTGVIHAMYAEFLWPQLRTALTTAKAGDGTALLKLSDQYYDREADGSYPNLMFANMAVNCLDLPAPFASPAEAAAAVPEFEQASRHFGRDMAWMALACGYWPVKPTGAPHTIRAAGAAPIVVVGTTRDPATPYAWAQSLAGQLESGRLLSYDGDGHTAYGRHNTCVDGAVNRYLLGGDAPAAGTRCAK from the coding sequence ATGCGAGCTGTCCGGCCGACCCGCCTCGTGCCCGCCGTCCTGGCCGCCGCGCTGCTGCTCGGGGCCTGTACCTCCGGCGGTTCGACGCCCGGACAGACCGTCTCCTCCACACCGTCCTCGGACCACGCCCCGGCCGCCGGGGTCACCCCGCTGGAGCCGCTGCCCGCCGAGATCCCGGCCGCGCTGGCCTCCTACTACGGGCAGAAGCTCGACTGGAAGACCTGCGACGGCGACTTCGACTGCACCACCTTCAAGGTGCCGCTGGACTACGCGGCCCCGGCCGGCGGGGACCTGGTGCTGACCGCGGCCCGCAAGCGCGCCGCCGGCGGCAAGGCCCGGCTGGGCTCGCTGCTGCTCAACCCGGGCGGCCCGGGCGGCTCGGCCGTGGAGTACGTCGAGGGCGTCGCGAAGGGCTACGACCCGGAGGTCAGGGGGGCGTACGACCTGGTCGGCCTCGACCCGCGCGGGGTCGGCCGGAGCTCGCCGGTGACCTGCCTGAGCGGCGACCGGATGGACGCGTACACCGCCGTCGACATCACCCCTGACGACCAGTCGGAGATCGACGCCCTGGTGGCGGCGGACCAGGAGTTCGCGGCGGGCTGCAAGCAGCGCTCCGGCGGCTTCCTCGGCCACGTCAGCACCGTCGAGTCGGCCCGCGACCTGGACGTGCTGCGGGCCCTGCTCGGCGACCAGAAGCTCAGCTACCTGGGCAAGTCGTACGGCACCTTCCTCGGTGCCACCTACGCCGGCCTGTTCCCGTCCCGGGTCGGCCGGATGGTGCTGGACGGCGCGATGGACCCGGTGCTGGACGCCCGCGCGGGCAACAAGACCCAGGCCGGCGGCTTCGACGTGGCCTGGGCCGCCTTCGCCAAGGACTGCGCCAAGCGCGAGGACTGCCCGCTCGGCCGGGACGAGCAGCAGCTCGACCAGCAGCTCGACGCCCTGTTCAAGCGGATCGACGGCGCCCCGCTCCCCACCGAGTCGAGCCGGAAGCTGACGGAGGCCCAGGCCACCACCGGCGTGATCCACGCGATGTACGCGGAGTTCCTCTGGCCGCAGCTGCGGACCGCGCTGACCACCGCGAAGGCGGGCGACGGCACGGCGCTGCTCAAGCTCTCCGACCAGTACTACGACCGGGAAGCCGACGGCAGCTACCCCAACCTGATGTTCGCCAACATGGCCGTCAACTGCCTCGACCTGCCCGCCCCGTTCGCCTCCCCGGCGGAGGCCGCGGCGGCGGTGCCGGAGTTCGAGCAGGCGTCCAGGCACTTCGGCCGGGACATGGCCTGGATGGCCCTCGCCTGCGGCTACTGGCCGGTCAAGCCGACCGGTGCCCCGCACACCATCCGCGCGGCCGGCGCCGCCCCGATCGTGGTGGTCGGCACCACCCGCGACCCGGCTACCCCCTACGCCTGGGCCCAGTCGCTGGCCGGCCAGCTGGAGTCCGGCCGGCTGCTCAGCTACGACGGCGACGGCCACACCGCGTACGGCCGCCACAACACGTGCGTCGACGGCGCGGTCAACCGCTACCTGCTCGGCGGGGACGCCCCGGCGGCGGGGACCCGCTGCGCCAAATAA
- a CDS encoding cytochrome P450 has protein sequence MENLRQELTRFIQQPAAQQDPPALYRRLLAKAPVLDLGRVHVVSGYQEIITVLMHPGTAVDPTTVGLPRAGSTALARIVNRMLPMRDGADHTRLKRLATTAFSARRLEQMRARIESTAARMLEPLLAAGEFDVVADLAVPLPVAVSCAILDIPDSEQERVTGWAGLMARSLLDDFGSQDAPDDPARIAELDAEFEEFRAYVEELCAARAADPGDDLISRLTVARADGRLDDEDLLAFVVMLLANGLETLTSGLALAVWQLLRAPDLAELIRSRPDRAEAVFDEAQRLGSPVRASARALTHEITLGDTVVPAGRVALLLYAAANRDPRRFADPDVFDPDRAETRHLAFGHGPHHCLGAPLSLMAGAAVLRGLAEAGRTRALSTPLTEETVPWNAQFVFGGMRELPLRCPPVAAADRSAALVGVGRP, from the coding sequence ATGGAGAACCTCCGGCAGGAGCTGACGCGGTTCATCCAGCAGCCCGCCGCCCAGCAGGACCCGCCCGCGCTCTACCGCCGTCTGCTGGCCAAGGCGCCGGTGCTGGACCTCGGCCGGGTCCATGTCGTCTCGGGTTACCAGGAGATCATCACCGTCCTGATGCACCCGGGGACGGCCGTCGACCCGACCACCGTCGGTCTGCCCAGGGCCGGTTCGACCGCCCTGGCCCGGATCGTCAACCGGATGCTTCCGATGCGCGACGGCGCCGACCACACCCGGCTCAAGCGCCTCGCCACCACCGCCTTCAGCGCGCGCCGCCTGGAGCAGATGCGCGCCCGGATCGAGAGCACGGCCGCCCGGATGCTCGAACCGCTGCTCGCGGCAGGGGAGTTCGACGTGGTCGCCGACCTCGCCGTACCGCTGCCGGTGGCCGTCTCCTGCGCGATCCTGGACATCCCCGACTCCGAGCAGGAGCGCGTCACCGGCTGGGCCGGTCTGATGGCCCGTTCGCTCCTCGACGACTTCGGCAGCCAGGATGCCCCGGACGATCCGGCCCGGATCGCCGAACTGGACGCCGAGTTCGAGGAGTTCCGCGCGTACGTAGAAGAGCTGTGCGCCGCCCGCGCCGCCGATCCCGGTGACGACCTGATCAGCCGGCTCACCGTGGCCCGCGCCGACGGCCGGCTCGACGACGAGGATCTGCTCGCCTTCGTGGTGATGCTGCTGGCCAACGGGCTGGAGACGCTGACCTCCGGACTGGCGCTGGCCGTCTGGCAGTTGCTGCGCGCCCCGGACCTCGCCGAACTGATCCGAAGCCGGCCCGACCGGGCCGAAGCGGTCTTCGACGAAGCCCAGCGGCTCGGCAGCCCGGTGCGCGCCAGTGCGCGCGCCCTCACCCACGAGATCACCCTCGGCGACACCGTCGTCCCGGCCGGCCGGGTCGCTCTGCTGCTGTACGCGGCGGCCAACCGGGACCCGCGCCGCTTCGCCGACCCGGACGTCTTCGACCCGGACCGGGCCGAGACGCGTCACCTGGCCTTCGGCCACGGTCCGCACCACTGCCTGGGCGCGCCGCTCTCGCTGATGGCGGGCGCCGCCGTGCTGCGCGGCCTGGCCGAGGCGGGCCGGACGCGTGCGTTGAGTACCCCGCTGACCGAGGAGACCGTGCCGTGGAACGCGCAGTTCGTCTTCGGCGGCATGCGTGAACTGCCGCTGCGGTGCCCGCCGGTGGCGGCAGCGGACCGGTCGGCCGCCCTCGTGGGGGTGGGGCGGCCATGA